A DNA window from Enterobacter cloacae subsp. cloacae ATCC 13047 contains the following coding sequences:
- a CDS encoding TolC family protein, with protein MTRYLFLAVLLLLAGCRAMTRSDYQRPLLSLPTQWPTMAEKGTENGWRFSDPRLSRVIEQVLESNNDLAAAALTLQQARVAAGLTSTNISPDVRVSGAASNSKNVRRGAPPQENYSGSVAIAWELDLWGKLARTREQSEWQARASEQDYRATVLSTMGLTAQLYWRIALYNQQIRHQRDGLTVSEQTVQQVSSWFNAGKVGQLDVLQAQQALLARQNQLRTLIQQRQNTRSALALMLNRPAEQHADELRELDVHQQVPVAQKTPLRVIAQRPDIQAAESRLRAALAGYDAARLQFYPTLSLDASLNAGSQVFSQWFRDPIRTTGAALALPFIQWNTRQLTVAQADLAIKQAAIAFRSTAYTALAEVDEAMENRLSADEQRSRLHQSLALSQRRLSLTESRYRAGAVDFQTLLNAQDDLLNTENALAQTQYDYLYATLQLWLAQGGDTQNRMIKDEAEKWR; from the coding sequence ATGACACGATACCTCTTTTTAGCCGTACTGCTACTCCTGGCGGGTTGCCGCGCGATGACCCGCAGCGACTACCAGCGCCCGCTGCTGTCATTGCCCACACAGTGGCCCACGATGGCGGAAAAGGGGACGGAAAACGGCTGGCGTTTTAGCGATCCCCGCCTGTCTCGGGTGATTGAACAGGTACTGGAAAGCAATAACGATCTTGCAGCGGCAGCCCTCACGCTGCAGCAAGCACGCGTTGCGGCAGGACTCACCAGCACCAACATCTCCCCCGACGTCAGAGTGAGTGGAGCCGCCAGTAACAGTAAAAATGTGCGTCGGGGGGCACCTCCACAGGAGAACTACAGCGGCAGTGTTGCCATCGCCTGGGAGCTGGACCTGTGGGGAAAACTGGCGCGCACCCGTGAGCAAAGCGAATGGCAGGCCAGGGCAAGCGAGCAGGATTACCGTGCAACCGTTCTCTCAACGATGGGCCTCACCGCTCAGCTTTACTGGCGTATCGCCTTGTATAACCAGCAGATCCGCCATCAGCGTGACGGTCTGACTGTCTCTGAACAGACCGTGCAACAGGTGTCCTCATGGTTTAACGCCGGAAAGGTGGGGCAACTTGATGTTCTGCAAGCACAGCAGGCGCTGCTGGCGCGGCAAAATCAGCTCAGAACGTTGATTCAGCAGCGCCAGAACACACGCAGTGCGCTGGCACTGATGCTTAACAGGCCGGCGGAACAACATGCCGATGAATTGCGCGAGCTGGACGTGCATCAGCAGGTGCCTGTGGCACAAAAAACGCCGCTACGGGTGATCGCTCAGCGGCCAGATATTCAGGCTGCTGAGTCGCGCCTGCGCGCCGCGCTTGCGGGTTACGACGCGGCTCGCCTGCAGTTCTACCCCACGCTTTCGCTTGATGCGTCTCTGAATGCCGGGAGCCAGGTTTTTAGCCAGTGGTTCCGCGATCCTATCCGTACGACAGGGGCCGCGCTGGCCTTGCCGTTTATCCAGTGGAACACCCGTCAGCTCACCGTTGCGCAGGCGGATTTAGCGATAAAACAGGCCGCGATCGCATTTCGTTCTACCGCCTATACCGCACTCGCTGAAGTGGATGAGGCTATGGAAAACCGGCTGAGTGCAGATGAGCAACGCAGCCGACTCCATCAGTCGCTGGCGCTTAGCCAGCGGCGATTATCCCTTACGGAAAGCCGTTATCGCGCAGGTGCGGTGGATTTCCAGACGCTGCTCAACGCGCAGGACGATCTGCTGAACACAGAGAACGCCCTAGCGCAAACCCAGTACGACTACCTTTACGCCACGCTGCAGCTCTGGCTGGCACAAGGGGGCGACACGCAAAACAGGATGATAAAAGATGAAGCTGAAAAATGGAGATAA
- a CDS encoding beta-ketoacyl-[acyl-carrier-protein] synthase family protein, translating to MKLKNGDNRVVVTGYGAVTPLGVTADESWQAIMDYRLGYRYVDYTARNIKTHFLGLVDNEPSLIGVPAAVRRRLPRFARLTFGAARQAMAMAFGGQPPQEFYSPLDCGAIMGTGWGGLDESYDAQSDFSATGFASPFNCFYSMPSVTTAACSQFWGLNGFQNTVVAACATGTIAIGEAYEVIRTGRAQMMLAGAGESLTSPCAIWNIDVLGALSKETQDPQRASCPFSAHRNGFVLSEGAAVLCLESREGALARGATILGEITGYANFSDAWDFTSPAEDCLARVQTIISALRQAGLEPEHLDYINAHGTSTPLNDINETQSLKMALGEAVWTVPISSTKSYSGHLISAAGAFESIVCLQAIANGIIPATTNFQHADECCDLDYVVEGHRHATIRRTLNLSFGFGGANAALILEKHS from the coding sequence ATGAAGCTGAAAAATGGAGATAATCGGGTGGTTGTTACCGGCTATGGGGCCGTTACCCCCCTTGGCGTGACGGCTGATGAGAGCTGGCAAGCGATCATGGACTATCGGCTGGGCTATCGCTACGTCGATTACACGGCGCGGAATATCAAAACCCATTTTCTCGGGCTGGTGGACAACGAACCCAGCCTGATTGGGGTTCCTGCCGCCGTCAGACGCCGTCTGCCGCGTTTTGCCCGGCTCACGTTTGGCGCGGCGCGTCAGGCCATGGCGATGGCTTTTGGCGGCCAGCCACCGCAGGAGTTCTATAGCCCGCTAGACTGCGGCGCGATCATGGGGACCGGCTGGGGAGGGCTGGACGAAAGCTACGATGCGCAGAGCGATTTTTCGGCAACGGGCTTCGCCTCGCCGTTTAACTGTTTTTATTCGATGCCTAGCGTCACCACTGCCGCCTGTAGCCAGTTCTGGGGGCTCAACGGCTTCCAGAACACCGTGGTAGCGGCCTGTGCGACGGGAACCATCGCCATTGGCGAAGCCTACGAGGTGATCCGCACCGGCAGAGCGCAGATGATGCTGGCGGGGGCCGGGGAGTCGCTGACCAGTCCCTGCGCGATCTGGAATATCGACGTATTAGGGGCGTTAAGTAAAGAAACGCAGGATCCGCAGCGCGCCAGCTGTCCTTTCAGTGCCCACCGTAATGGGTTCGTGCTGTCGGAAGGGGCGGCGGTACTGTGTCTGGAGTCGCGCGAGGGGGCGCTTGCGCGCGGCGCGACCATTCTTGGCGAAATTACGGGTTACGCCAATTTCTCTGACGCCTGGGATTTTACCTCGCCCGCTGAAGACTGCCTTGCGCGCGTGCAAACCATCATCTCCGCGCTGCGGCAGGCCGGACTTGAACCCGAGCACCTGGACTATATTAACGCTCATGGTACCTCGACACCGCTTAATGACATCAACGAAACGCAATCGCTAAAAATGGCGCTGGGGGAGGCGGTCTGGACTGTTCCCATTTCCAGCACGAAGTCTTACTCCGGGCACTTAATTTCAGCCGCAGGCGCGTTCGAGAGCATCGTCTGCCTGCAGGCCATTGCCAACGGCATTATCCCCGCGACGACCAATTTTCAGCATGCGGATGAGTGCTGTGATCTGGATTATGTCGTTGAAGGGCATCGTCACGCCACTATCCGCCGTACGCTCAACCTGAGCTTTGGGTTTGGTGGCGCAAACGCGGCGTTGATTCTGGAGAAACATTCATGA
- a CDS encoding MaoC/PaaZ C-terminal domain-containing protein, whose translation MMTLRYSQQDARLWAAFSGDYNPVHFDKAWVKSQGGSRLSVHGMRALLDVKRFISPEVRRSSFLKCTVRLRRPLWRDTTYLLMCDPNKPVSASVYDLTAQTVCLSCAIAPVNLFAVAEAESQRELGASTIAALHQTFLPLLPHAQQWHFLDALLFRHLLQDTALLHQKDIAPLIPSGHTLEALFTRYPVVQTHQEVVFDSHLLAPWQTVPLPEPLEIETLPATVVGDLRYGAVVRIAAQTRYQQHYISSAVTLKVGPLTKGNANELV comes from the coding sequence ATGATGACGCTGCGTTACAGCCAACAGGATGCGCGGCTATGGGCTGCATTTTCAGGGGATTACAACCCCGTGCATTTTGATAAAGCCTGGGTGAAATCGCAGGGGGGAAGCCGGCTCAGCGTGCACGGTATGCGCGCCCTGCTGGATGTCAAACGGTTCATCAGTCCGGAAGTTCGCCGCTCATCCTTTCTGAAGTGTACCGTGCGGTTGCGCAGGCCGCTGTGGCGGGATACCACTTACCTTCTGATGTGCGATCCCAACAAGCCTGTTTCAGCCTCCGTGTACGATCTTACCGCTCAAACGGTCTGCCTTTCATGTGCTATCGCGCCGGTTAACCTTTTTGCTGTGGCAGAAGCAGAAAGTCAGCGAGAACTCGGCGCATCAACCATTGCCGCGCTACATCAGACGTTTTTGCCCCTGCTTCCCCACGCACAGCAGTGGCATTTTCTTGATGCCCTGCTGTTTCGCCATCTTCTTCAGGATACCGCGCTGTTACATCAGAAAGACATCGCACCGCTGATACCGTCTGGTCATACGCTGGAGGCGTTGTTTACCCGCTATCCCGTTGTCCAGACCCATCAGGAGGTTGTTTTTGACAGCCATCTGCTCGCGCCCTGGCAGACGGTGCCTTTACCGGAACCGCTTGAGATAGAGACATTACCCGCCACGGTGGTTGGCGATCTTAGATATGGCGCAGTGGTGCGAATTGCTGCGCAAACCCGCTATCAACAACACTACATCAGCAGTGCCGTGACGCTGAAAGTTGGCCCGCTGACAAAAGGAAATGCAAATGAACTCGTATGA
- a CDS encoding acyl carrier protein codes for MNSYEIIYSKISEMIADAKDLPLEALTPDTTLPQLELDSLDYVELMVLAKREFNVTLTAEMFMKKPHMTLRDLSLYIDQEMAG; via the coding sequence ATGAACTCGTATGAAATCATCTACAGCAAAATCAGCGAAATGATTGCTGATGCAAAAGATCTGCCGCTTGAGGCGCTGACACCGGACACGACGCTGCCGCAGCTGGAACTTGACAGCCTCGATTATGTTGAACTGATGGTACTGGCGAAACGCGAGTTTAACGTGACGCTCACGGCCGAAATGTTTATGAAAAAGCCGCATATGACCCTTCGCGATTTGAGTCTGTACATCGACCAGGAAATGGCTGGCTGA
- a CDS encoding SDR family oxidoreductase: MTKRWMLITGGSRGIGQALVSHLLPEWNIVFTGRNEAGIGRTLAQAKGLRTATWVKGYRCDGRDEADVQRLATSLLDEFGAPAAIVHNAGMTRDALHIHQTARDWQDVLTNNLVALVNWNRTLLPAMMMQGSGAVVLMSSVTAIKGNSGQTAYAASKAAMIGLTRSLAQEMGRFGIRVNCLAPGLIEGEMVEAIPEARLKAMRQSIPLRRLGQTQDVAHAVAFLAGEGSRYLTGQTLVLDGGLSA, from the coding sequence ATGACAAAGAGATGGATGTTGATCACCGGCGGCAGCAGAGGAATCGGACAGGCTTTGGTGAGCCACCTTCTGCCCGAGTGGAACATTGTGTTTACCGGCCGCAATGAGGCCGGAATTGGCCGTACGCTGGCGCAGGCGAAAGGTCTGCGCACGGCAACCTGGGTAAAAGGTTACCGCTGCGATGGCCGCGATGAGGCGGATGTCCAACGGCTGGCGACGTCGCTACTTGACGAGTTTGGCGCACCAGCGGCCATTGTACACAACGCCGGAATGACCCGTGACGCACTGCATATTCATCAAACGGCACGCGACTGGCAGGATGTGCTAACGAACAACCTGGTTGCGCTCGTGAACTGGAACCGAACGCTTTTACCCGCCATGATGATGCAGGGGAGCGGAGCCGTGGTATTGATGTCGTCCGTAACGGCAATAAAGGGCAATAGCGGCCAAACGGCCTATGCAGCCAGTAAGGCCGCAATGATTGGCCTGACGCGTTCGCTGGCGCAGGAGATGGGACGCTTTGGCATTCGGGTTAACTGTCTGGCGCCGGGACTGATTGAAGGTGAAATGGTTGAGGCTATCCCTGAAGCCCGCCTGAAAGCCATGCGGCAGAGCATTCCCTTACGCCGTCTGGGGCAAACGCAGGACGTGGCGCACGCTGTTGCCTTTCTGGCCGGAGAAGGAAGCCGCTATCTCACCGGGCAAACGCTGGTACTGGACGGAGGGCTGTCAGCCTGA
- a CDS encoding HD domain-containing protein — MNINLIESLACISKIIDMINPRLNLHHVRTAYIAWLLARESQFTPAQCRKTLLAALLHDIGGLNEESRLQPMSYYDNELNNHAAVGAELLASVPLLNPLNAIVRYHHTHWNNGRGACVNGIKTPKESHIIYLADRLDVLISHYRASDIITAQEEIIKIIVSGENDLFQPDYIHAFQRVASRDHFWLRIQSTEFDDYIKEIPRIHNDPLSLHNFRDIAGMLAFIIDGFSQHGVQHSLVVGRISGYLAREMGIPPVQCLKIEIGGLLHNLPSLALCATPAQTDEGKAVWDELYPIEAIRDIAGWCQLQKSVDAKSAYPPEVTIIKASIWLASLLQGVTLSSEFKARVGETAEIAPALAGVVQQHSAILLQIFHESVKERRALVQRINQLTLS, encoded by the coding sequence ATGAATATAAACTTAATAGAATCACTGGCTTGCATCTCAAAAATAATAGACATGATCAATCCTCGGCTTAACTTGCATCATGTCAGAACGGCGTATATTGCCTGGCTCCTGGCACGAGAGTCGCAGTTTACGCCTGCGCAATGTCGGAAAACCCTGCTGGCGGCCCTGCTTCATGATATTGGAGGACTGAATGAAGAGTCTCGCCTCCAGCCTATGAGCTATTACGATAATGAACTCAATAACCACGCTGCTGTGGGAGCGGAATTGCTGGCCAGTGTCCCTTTACTGAATCCGCTGAACGCCATTGTGCGATATCATCATACCCACTGGAATAATGGTCGGGGGGCGTGTGTTAATGGCATTAAAACCCCGAAAGAAAGCCATATCATTTATCTGGCCGATCGTCTGGATGTATTAATCTCTCACTACCGGGCCAGCGATATCATCACCGCACAAGAAGAAATTATAAAAATTATTGTCAGCGGTGAGAACGACCTGTTTCAACCTGACTATATCCATGCCTTCCAAAGGGTCGCAAGCAGGGATCATTTTTGGCTAAGAATTCAATCAACAGAGTTTGACGATTATATTAAAGAAATCCCCCGCATTCATAACGACCCCCTCTCATTACACAACTTTCGCGATATCGCCGGTATGCTGGCGTTTATTATAGATGGATTCAGTCAACATGGGGTTCAGCACTCTCTGGTGGTCGGGCGAATATCGGGATACCTTGCCAGAGAAATGGGTATTCCTCCCGTGCAGTGTTTAAAGATTGAAATCGGAGGGCTATTGCATAATCTCCCGAGCCTGGCCCTGTGCGCCACACCGGCACAGACCGATGAGGGAAAAGCAGTTTGGGATGAGCTCTATCCTATTGAGGCAATAAGAGACATAGCAGGATGGTGTCAGCTTCAGAAATCCGTAGATGCAAAATCCGCTTATCCGCCGGAAGTGACGATTATCAAAGCCAGCATTTGGCTGGCCTCGTTACTTCAGGGGGTCACGCTATCGTCCGAATTTAAGGCCCGGGTAGGTGAAACGGCGGAAATCGCCCCCGCGCTGGCGGGTGTCGTGCAGCAACACAGTGCGATTTTATTACAGATATTCCATGAGTCGGTCAAAGAACGACGCGCTCTGGTACAGCGAATTAATCAACTAACCCTGTCATGA
- a CDS encoding FidL-like protein has translation MSKRVFFLLLCLALFLAGGMYSFTSPAVFSCESQFSVVQNINGKSVHAEGLIFINMANDHILMNIDGLLSHDNKNQLISRTLKIKYKKFNPSANLYQVTSVRTLRDSTDNIDDTVAINLLFGKGPDDKIIYLNKLNNNTLLFGNHTFPQYGCKRK, from the coding sequence ATGTCTAAGCGCGTCTTTTTCCTGTTACTCTGCCTCGCTCTCTTCCTGGCGGGGGGGATGTATTCATTTACCAGCCCCGCTGTTTTCTCCTGCGAATCGCAATTTTCTGTCGTACAAAACATTAACGGCAAAAGTGTCCATGCTGAAGGGCTGATTTTTATCAACATGGCGAACGATCATATCCTCATGAATATCGATGGGTTACTCTCTCATGACAATAAAAACCAACTGATTTCGCGAACGCTCAAGATAAAATACAAAAAATTTAACCCCAGCGCGAATTTATATCAAGTCACGAGCGTCCGCACCCTGCGCGACAGCACAGATAATATTGATGACACTGTCGCCATAAATTTATTATTTGGCAAAGGGCCAGACGACAAAATAATTTACCTTAATAAACTCAATAATAATACATTACTCTTTGGTAACCACACATTTCCGCAGTATGGTTGCAAACGAAAATAA
- a CDS encoding winged helix-turn-helix domain-containing protein: protein MRYDIEGFITFDTEDASLLNVLTGDCVELSQTSTRLLAELLNHRGDILSRSEIFHSVFDQYGARASNSNLNQYISTLRRNLNDLGVEKEIITTVPRIGFKIADDVIIHNDREYRTPFLEEKTSEATRNPPPPSVFERIARIIALGIVSILLVIRPHTVDSGNNVHKIVDDQCIIFTSPALSLWDVKNSFHFTTQPFDCSQPKELYLYKKQINGTLGNIIQLLLVECDNGNCESFYYREKNNV, encoded by the coding sequence ATGAGGTACGATATTGAGGGATTTATCACTTTTGATACGGAGGATGCATCTCTCCTTAATGTGCTTACCGGGGATTGCGTTGAATTATCTCAGACATCGACGCGTCTATTAGCAGAATTACTCAATCACCGCGGCGATATCCTGTCCAGAAGTGAAATTTTTCATTCCGTGTTTGATCAGTACGGTGCCAGAGCATCAAATAGTAACCTCAATCAATATATCTCAACGTTACGCAGAAATCTGAACGACCTGGGCGTGGAAAAAGAGATTATCACTACCGTTCCCCGCATTGGTTTTAAGATTGCAGATGATGTCATCATCCATAACGACCGCGAGTATCGAACCCCGTTCCTGGAAGAAAAAACCTCAGAAGCCACGCGCAACCCCCCTCCTCCTTCGGTGTTTGAAAGGATAGCCCGAATAATCGCGCTAGGTATTGTGTCAATCCTTTTAGTAATAAGGCCTCACACCGTCGATTCAGGGAATAACGTACATAAAATAGTTGATGACCAATGCATCATTTTTACATCCCCCGCACTGTCGCTATGGGATGTAAAAAATAGCTTTCATTTTACAACACAACCATTCGACTGTTCGCAGCCAAAAGAACTGTACCTTTACAAGAAGCAGATAAATGGAACCTTAGGTAACATTATACAATTGCTACTCGTTGAGTGTGATAACGGTAACTGCGAAAGTTTTTATTACAGAGAAAAAAACAATGTCTAA
- a CDS encoding FaeA/PapI family transcriptional regulator produces MKLSLCSYNPEAVHPGYNAPHDNLQMLAAEMGISGLAMIRGPEQMLILNLLKDHSTQGLSTRELANLCGISIYKVRHLLLPLEKYGQVIRDKMQKHHQWFLSKDAT; encoded by the coding sequence ATGAAACTCTCACTGTGTTCATACAACCCGGAGGCTGTACATCCAGGCTACAACGCACCTCACGACAATCTGCAGATGTTAGCGGCGGAAATGGGAATAAGTGGTCTGGCGATGATCAGAGGCCCGGAACAAATGTTGATTCTCAATTTACTTAAAGATCATAGCACGCAGGGACTGTCCACGAGGGAGCTTGCCAATCTGTGCGGTATTTCAATTTATAAAGTTAGACACTTACTTCTTCCGCTGGAAAAATATGGCCAGGTTATACGGGATAAAATGCAAAAGCATCATCAGTGGTTTTTGTCAAAGGATGCGACATAA
- a CDS encoding IS3 family transposase (programmed frameshift), with amino-acid sequence MSGKRYPEEFKTEAVKQVVDRGYSVASVATRLDITTHSLYAWIKKYGPDSSANKEQSDAQAEIRRLQKELKRVTDERDIFKKSRGVLRKAVRLRYAFIRDNTCCWPVRLLCRVLDVHPSGFYAWLQQPHSQRHQADLRLTGQIKQFWLESGCVYGYRKIHLDLRDSGQQCGVNRVWRLMKRVGIKAQVGYRSPRARKGEASIVSPNRLQRQFNPDAPDKRWVTDITYIRTHEGWLYLAVVVDLFSRKIIGWSMQSRMTKDIVLNALLMAVWRRNPQKQVLVHSDQGSQYTSHEWQSFLKSHGLEGSMSRRGNCHDNAVAESFFQLLKRERIKKKSYGTREEARSDIFDYIEMFYNSKRRHGSSDQMSPTEYENQYYQRLGSV; translated from the exons ATGAGCGGTAAGCGTTATCCCGAAGAGTTTAAAACTGAAGCAGTCAAACAGGTTGTTGATCGCGGTTATTCTGTTGCCAGCGTTGCAACACGTCTCGATATCACCACCCACAGCCTTTACGCCTGGATAAAGAAGTACGGTCCGGATTCTTCCGCTAATAAAGAACAGTCAGATGCTCAGGCCGAGATCCGCCGTCTCCAGAAAGAGCTGAAGCGGGTTACCGACGAACGGGACATAT TTAAAAAAAGCCGCGGCGTACTTCGCAAAGCTGTCCGACTGAGGTACGCCTTTATCCGTGACAACACCTGTTGCTGGCCTGTTCGCCTGCTCTGTCGGGTGCTGGATGTTCATCCCAGTGGTTTTTACGCCTGGCTTCAGCAGCCGCATTCACAACGCCATCAGGCAGACCTGAGACTGACAGGACAGATTAAACAGTTCTGGCTGGAATCGGGATGCGTCTATGGTTATCGCAAAATCCATCTGGATCTGCGGGACAGCGGGCAACAGTGCGGAGTGAACAGAGTCTGGCGACTGATGAAACGTGTCGGGATAAAGGCTCAGGTCGGATACCGGAGCCCGCGGGCACGTAAAGGCGAGGCCAGTATCGTGTCGCCCAACAGGCTCCAGCGACAGTTCAATCCGGATGCTCCGGATAAGCGTTGGGTAACGGACATAACCTACATCAGGACCCACGAAGGCTGGCTGTATCTTGCCGTGGTTGTTGATCTGTTCTCACGCAAAATTATCGGCTGGTCCATGCAATCCCGGATGACAAAGGACATTGTCCTGAACGCACTGCTGATGGCTGTATGGCGCCGTAATCCCCAAAAACAGGTGCTGGTTCATTCGGATCAGGGCAGTCAGTACACAAGCCATGAGTGGCAGTCGTTCCTGAAATCACACGGCCTGGAGGGCAGCATGAGCCGTCGCGGTAACTGCCATGATAATGCGGTTGCAGAAAGCTTTTTCCAGTTGTTGAAACGCGAACGGATAAAGAAAAAGAGCTACGGAACGCGGGAAGAAGCCCGCAGCGATATTTTTGATTACATCGAAATGTTTTATAACAGTAAGCGTCGGCATGGTTCCAGCGATCAGATGTCACCGACAGAATATGAAAACCAGTATTATCAACGGCTAGGAAGTGTCTAG
- a CDS encoding sensor domain-containing diguanylate cyclase gives MGSSELSLLQMAVMQSWNAVVITSADRAAGYPVKIANPAFCQMTGYAIDELYGQSLKMLQGPATDQEVINRLRNCLSSGEYFEGMTTNYRKDGLPYLVRWNISPVRDEEGDITHFVSVQQDMTAYAKVEETSKILGQALDAAAQPILVTDAQAKIIFANQAFCQVSDYEESELIGNTPSLFKSGLQDDDFYKNVKASLMTAKTFQAIFINKRKDGTLYHSEQSISAIKDHAGNITNYVSVGKDVTERLREEQALRESATVDQLTGLFNRNHGKALLSEAYSFTLSREEPMSLILCDIDHFKQINDSFGHPVGDQILAQVSGLLRKSVRGNDRVIRWGGEEFLILLENCTDMVAAELAERLRLRIASEQFQNVGKVTVSLGVASLFQKESLEQLISRCDEALYKSKRNGRNQLTLA, from the coding sequence ATGGGAAGTTCTGAACTTAGCTTGCTGCAAATGGCTGTCATGCAGTCTTGGAATGCGGTGGTGATTACCAGTGCTGACAGAGCAGCAGGATATCCTGTAAAAATTGCGAATCCTGCTTTTTGTCAGATGACAGGTTACGCAATTGATGAGTTGTATGGTCAGTCCTTGAAGATGTTACAAGGTCCTGCTACAGATCAGGAGGTGATTAACCGGCTTAGAAATTGTCTTAGCAGTGGTGAATACTTTGAGGGTATGACCACTAATTACCGCAAAGATGGTTTGCCATATTTGGTGCGCTGGAATATCTCACCGGTACGAGATGAAGAGGGCGACATCACGCACTTTGTTTCAGTGCAGCAAGATATGACTGCGTATGCCAAGGTTGAAGAGACCAGTAAAATTCTTGGTCAGGCATTGGATGCCGCAGCACAGCCGATACTCGTTACCGATGCGCAAGCTAAGATAATCTTTGCCAATCAAGCGTTTTGCCAGGTAAGCGATTATGAAGAATCAGAATTAATCGGCAATACACCATCACTTTTCAAGTCAGGCTTACAAGACGATGACTTTTACAAGAACGTAAAAGCATCTTTAATGACAGCAAAGACGTTCCAGGCAATTTTCATTAATAAACGTAAAGACGGTACCTTGTATCATTCTGAGCAGAGTATCTCCGCTATCAAAGACCACGCTGGTAACATTACTAACTATGTTAGTGTTGGAAAAGATGTCACTGAGCGACTTCGTGAAGAGCAAGCGCTACGTGAATCGGCAACAGTGGATCAACTAACTGGTTTGTTTAACCGCAATCATGGTAAGGCGTTGTTAAGCGAGGCTTATAGCTTTACTCTTAGCCGGGAAGAGCCCATGAGTCTAATTCTTTGCGATATTGATCACTTTAAGCAGATTAATGATAGCTTTGGGCATCCTGTTGGTGATCAGATCTTAGCTCAAGTATCGGGTCTACTTCGAAAGTCGGTTCGGGGTAATGATCGGGTAATTCGTTGGGGCGGAGAGGAGTTTTTGATCCTGCTTGAGAATTGCACTGATATGGTAGCGGCAGAATTAGCTGAACGCTTGCGATTGCGAATTGCTTCAGAGCAGTTTCAGAATGTAGGCAAGGTCACCGTGTCACTGGGAGTTGCATCATTATTTCAGAAAGAAAGTTTAGAGCAGCTGATCAGCCGTTGCGATGAAGCCTTGTATAAGTCAAAACGTAATGGTCGAAACCAACTAACGTTAGCGTAA